A genome region from Coprococcus phoceensis includes the following:
- a CDS encoding peptide MFS transporter, giving the protein MGTAKKAKYPIGFYICCITYTFERFAFYGTKPLLALFLAASVAEGGIGVTKAQAGEIAVWLTSLTYITPIIGGWLSDRFLGARYAVTLGCIIMGLGYFCGWQAHSVPMVWVMILVVSIGTAFFKGNLAAIIGRLFDDQDLLDSAFSIQYSFVNIGSFFGSMICATLYMYTFKQGQMLGFRQVFLLSGILVIIGGIFFTLCYGKLQGQGIKPFKYLTDTNGNVIGEVKKEKKEKSTAPLTSKEKKNVWAIVLVSAISIIFWLAYYQQDVVLTFYLQDYVNRDLGFFELSPAHLTTTWNGLLCIVLSLAAAKLWAKLAKRPQGDLSMFSKITLAFVFLGISYIMLVMTELTRGVGAPSSVKGNVMWIFLFGIFLTIGEICFSPLGNSFVSKYAPKKYLSVLMGVWTLATFFANLINGQFQKIVEKMGIMPVFVTFAIVAFICAVVMFLLTKPLNKLTEE; this is encoded by the coding sequence ATGGGAACAGCAAAAAAAGCAAAATATCCGATTGGATTTTACATTTGTTGTATCACTTACACATTTGAACGTTTTGCGTTCTATGGTACAAAACCGCTTTTAGCCTTATTCCTTGCTGCATCTGTAGCAGAAGGCGGTATCGGAGTAACTAAAGCACAGGCTGGTGAAATCGCAGTTTGGCTTACTTCACTTACATACATCACACCAATTATCGGAGGATGGTTAAGCGACCGTTTCTTAGGTGCCAGATATGCCGTTACACTTGGATGTATCATCATGGGTCTTGGATATTTCTGCGGATGGCAGGCACACAGCGTACCTATGGTATGGGTAATGATTTTAGTCGTATCTATCGGTACTGCATTCTTCAAGGGAAACCTTGCTGCTATTATCGGACGTCTGTTTGATGACCAGGATTTACTGGATTCAGCATTTTCTATCCAGTATTCATTCGTTAACATTGGTTCTTTCTTTGGATCTATGATCTGTGCAACATTATATATGTACACATTTAAGCAAGGACAGATGTTAGGTTTCCGTCAGGTATTCTTACTTAGCGGTATTCTTGTAATCATCGGTGGTATTTTCTTTACACTTTGCTATGGAAAATTACAGGGACAGGGTATCAAGCCATTTAAATATCTTACAGATACAAACGGAAATGTAATCGGTGAAGTAAAGAAAGAAAAGAAAGAAAAATCAACAGCTCCACTTACATCAAAAGAGAAGAAAAACGTATGGGCTATCGTCTTGGTATCTGCCATCTCAATTATTTTCTGGCTGGCTTACTATCAGCAGGACGTTGTTCTTACATTCTACTTACAGGATTATGTAAACAGAGACCTTGGTTTCTTCGAACTTTCGCCAGCTCACTTAACAACAACATGGAATGGTCTGTTATGTATCGTTCTCAGTTTGGCAGCTGCTAAATTGTGGGCAAAATTAGCAAAAAGACCTCAAGGTGACTTGTCAATGTTCAGCAAAATCACTCTTGCATTTGTATTCTTGGGAATCTCTTACATTATGCTTGTAATGACAGAGTTAACAAGAGGTGTTGGTGCTCCATCTTCTGTAAAAGGTAATGTAATGTGGATCTTCTTATTCGGAATCTTCCTTACAATCGGTGAGATTTGCTTCTCCCCACTTGGAAACTCTTTCGTAAGTAAGTATGCTCCAAAGAAATACTTATCTGTATTGATGGGTGTTTGGACTTTAGCAACATTCTTTGCAAACTTAATCAACGGTCAATTCCAGAAAATCGTTGAAAAAATGGGTATTATGCCAGTATTCGTAACATTTGCAATCGTTGCATTCATCTGTGCGGTTGTTATGTTCTTACTGACAAAACCATTAAACAAGTTAACAGAAGAATAA
- a CDS encoding oxaloacetate decarboxylase subunit alpha, translated as MEITKKPIKITETILRDAHQSLIATRMTTEQMLPIVDKMDQVGYHSVECWGGATFDASLRFLKEDPWERLRKFRDGFKNTKLQMLFRGQNILGYRPYADDVVEYFVKKSVANGIDIIRIFDCLNDIRNLQTAVKAAVAEKADAQVALSYTLGDAYTLDYWMDIAKKIEDMGATSICIKDMAGLLVPYKATELIEAMKDATDLPIQLHTHYTSGVASMTYLKAVEAGVDVIDTAISPFAMGTSQPATEVMVETFKGTPYDTGLDQNLLAEIADYFRPIRDEALDSGLLNPKNLGVNIKTLLYQVPGGMLSNLTSQLKEQGAEDKFYDVLEEVPRVRKDLGEPPLVTPSSQIVGTQAVFNVLMGERYKMATKETKDILSGKYGATVKPFNKEVQKKCIGDTEVITCRPADLIPDELDTLKGEMAQWSQQDEDVLSYALFPQVATDFFKYREAQQTGVDQTVADTENGSYPV; from the coding sequence ATGGAAATCACAAAAAAACCAATTAAAATTACAGAAACTATTTTACGTGATGCTCATCAGTCTCTGATTGCGACAAGAATGACAACAGAGCAGATGCTTCCAATCGTAGATAAAATGGATCAGGTAGGTTACCACTCAGTAGAATGCTGGGGGGGAGCTACATTTGATGCATCACTTCGCTTCTTAAAAGAAGATCCATGGGAGAGACTTCGTAAGTTCCGTGATGGATTTAAAAATACAAAATTACAGATGTTATTCCGTGGACAGAATATCTTAGGATACCGTCCATATGCAGATGACGTAGTAGAATACTTCGTTAAAAAATCTGTAGCAAACGGAATTGATATCATCCGTATTTTTGACTGCTTAAATGATATCCGTAATCTTCAGACTGCTGTAAAAGCTGCAGTAGCAGAAAAGGCAGATGCACAGGTAGCACTTTCTTACACATTGGGAGATGCTTATACATTAGATTACTGGATGGATATTGCAAAGAAAATTGAAGACATGGGTGCGACATCAATCTGTATCAAAGATATGGCTGGACTTTTGGTTCCTTATAAAGCAACCGAATTGATTGAAGCGATGAAAGATGCAACAGATCTTCCAATTCAGCTTCACACACACTATACTTCAGGTGTGGCTTCTATGACATATTTGAAAGCAGTTGAAGCGGGAGTAGATGTAATCGATACAGCAATTTCACCATTTGCAATGGGAACATCTCAGCCGGCTACAGAAGTTATGGTGGAGACATTCAAGGGAACACCGTATGACACAGGACTTGATCAGAATCTGTTGGCAGAGATTGCGGATTACTTCAGACCAATTCGTGATGAAGCCTTGGATTCCGGATTGTTAAATCCAAAGAACCTCGGTGTAAATATCAAGACATTGCTTTATCAGGTACCAGGTGGTATGTTGTCGAACCTGACATCTCAGTTAAAGGAACAAGGTGCAGAAGACAAATTCTACGATGTGCTTGAAGAAGTGCCGAGAGTTCGTAAAGATCTTGGCGAGCCACCACTTGTAACACCGTCTTCACAGATCGTTGGTACACAGGCTGTATTTAACGTATTGATGGGTGAACGTTACAAGATGGCTACAAAAGAGACGAAAGATATCTTGAGCGGAAAATACGGAGCAACTGTAAAACCGTTTAACAAAGAAGTTCAAAAGAAATGTATCGGTGATACAGAAGTGATCACATGCCGTCCGGCAGATTTGATTCCGGATGAATTGGATACATTAAAAGGAGAAATGGCACAGTGGTCACAGCAGGATGAAGACGTATTATCATATGCGTTATTCCCACAGGTTGCAACAGACTTCTTTAAATACAGAGAAGCGCAGCAGACAGGTGTTGATCAAACTGTTGCTGATACAGAAAACGGAAGTTATCCGGTCTAA
- a CDS encoding sodium ion-translocating decarboxylase subunit beta, which yields MEYITSTLGNLMDQTAFFNLTVGNYVMILVACVFLYLAIAKGFEPLLLVPIAFGMLLVNIYPDIMMSIEESSNGVGGLLHYFYLLDEWAILPSLIFMGVGAMTDFGPLIANPKSFLLGAAAQFGIFAAYLGAMAMGFSDKAAAAISIIGGADGPTSIFLAGKLQQTAILGPIAVAAYSYMSLVPIIQPPIMKLLTTEKERKIKMEQLRPVSKLEKILFPIIITIVVSLILPTTAPLVGMLMLGNLFKESGVVRQLTETASNALMYIVVILLGTSVGATTSAEAFLNLDTIKIVVLGLVAFAFGTAAGVLFGKLMCKLSGGKVNPLIGSAGVSAVPMAARVSQKVGAEADPTNFLLMHAMGPNVAGVIGTAVAAGTFMAIFGVK from the coding sequence ATGGAATACATTACAAGTACATTAGGAAACCTCATGGATCAGACGGCATTTTTTAACCTTACAGTAGGAAATTATGTCATGATTCTGGTAGCATGTGTGTTTCTATATTTGGCAATCGCAAAAGGATTTGAGCCACTTTTATTGGTTCCGATCGCCTTTGGTATGCTGTTAGTTAACATTTATCCGGACATTATGATGTCGATTGAAGAATCTTCAAACGGGGTCGGCGGATTATTACATTATTTCTATTTATTAGATGAGTGGGCAATTTTGCCATCTCTGATCTTTATGGGGGTTGGTGCGATGACGGACTTTGGACCATTGATCGCTAACCCAAAGAGTTTCCTTCTCGGTGCCGCAGCGCAGTTTGGTATCTTTGCGGCATACCTTGGAGCAATGGCAATGGGATTCTCTGACAAAGCGGCAGCAGCAATTTCAATCATCGGTGGAGCAGATGGACCGACATCTATTTTCCTTGCCGGAAAATTGCAGCAGACTGCAATTTTAGGACCGATCGCAGTGGCGGCATACTCTTATATGTCACTCGTTCCTATCATTCAGCCTCCGATCATGAAGCTATTGACAACAGAAAAAGAACGTAAAATCAAAATGGAGCAGTTAAGACCTGTTTCCAAACTGGAAAAGATTCTGTTCCCGATTATTATCACAATCGTTGTTTCTTTGATTCTTCCTACAACAGCTCCGCTTGTTGGTATGCTGATGTTAGGTAACCTGTTCAAAGAATCAGGTGTTGTAAGACAGCTGACAGAGACAGCTTCCAATGCGTTGATGTACATCGTAGTTATCTTACTTGGTACTTCGGTTGGTGCTACAACAAGTGCAGAAGCATTCTTAAACTTGGATACAATCAAAATCGTTGTGTTAGGTCTTGTAGCGTTTGCGTTCGGTACGGCGGCAGGTGTACTGTTCGGTAAATTGATGTGTAAGCTGTCGGGCGGAAAAGTAAACCCTCTGATTGGTTCGGCAGGTGTGTCTGCGGTTCCTATGGCAGCCAGAGTTTCTCAGAAAGTCGGTGCAGAGGCGGATCCTACCAACTTCTTGCTGATGCATGCGATGGGACCTAACGTTGCCGGTGTAATCGGTACTGCGGTAGCAGCCGGAACATTTATGGCAATCTTTGGAGTGAAATAA
- a CDS encoding OadG family transporter subunit, with protein sequence MSLIVCVLAASLSFAGCSQKADTEYDESAAQQITETLITSFSQMGKEGFEQFRSLSDYQLDYTMMQSGLPIEGDNFLSMLDAWEGAEKECGSYVKHGEYEFEASDKELSVSTLAEYEDRDATIEFKFDEDLNLESMDVSAKYTTAEILEKAGLNTVLGMGTVFVVLIFLAFLISLIKYIPPFVEKFTKKSPQPVQTATPVVAETAEEDTEYVDDLELVAVITAAIAAQTGTSTDGFVVRSIRRRPSNNWN encoded by the coding sequence ATGAGCTTAATAGTATGTGTTTTGGCAGCATCGCTTAGTTTTGCAGGGTGTTCCCAGAAAGCAGACACCGAATATGATGAATCTGCAGCACAACAGATAACAGAGACACTTATCACTAGTTTTTCCCAGATGGGAAAAGAAGGGTTTGAGCAATTTAGATCTCTTTCAGACTACCAGCTGGATTACACGATGATGCAGTCAGGACTTCCAATTGAGGGGGATAATTTCCTGTCTATGCTTGATGCGTGGGAGGGAGCTGAAAAAGAGTGTGGCTCTTATGTAAAACATGGTGAATATGAGTTTGAAGCATCCGATAAAGAACTTTCTGTTTCTACATTGGCAGAATATGAAGACAGAGATGCGACGATTGAATTTAAGTTTGATGAAGACTTGAACTTAGAGTCTATGGATGTTTCAGCAAAATACACGACAGCAGAGATTTTAGAAAAAGCAGGATTGAATACGGTATTAGGTATGGGAACAGTATTTGTTGTCTTGATTTTCCTGGCATTTTTGATTTCGTTGATCAAATATATTCCACCATTTGTGGAGAAATTCACAAAGAAGAGTCCGCAGCCGGTTCAGACAGCGACACCTGTAGTTGCAGAGACGGCAGAAGAAGATACAGAGTATGTAGACGATTTGGAATTAGTGGCAGTGATTACAGCTGCAATTGCAGCACAGACAGGCACATCGACAGATGGTTTTGTAGTGCGCTCTATCAGACGTCGCCCGTCAAATAATTGGAATTAA
- a CDS encoding acyl-CoA carboxylase subunit beta → MSNTISKNLASTRIATLLDEGSFVEIGGAVTARTTDFNMQEKETPADGVITGYGVIDGNLVYVYSQDASVLKGAIGEMHAKKIANIYDMAMKMGAPVIGLVDCAGLRLQEATDALNGFGSLYMKQAMASGVIPQITAVFGKCGGGLAVASAMTDFTFMEGNGKLFLNAPNAIAGNEVSKCDTSSAKFQSEESGLVDGVGTEEEILGQIRSLVCMLPTNNEDDASYDECLDDLNRVCEGIDNAVEDTSIVLALVSDDNVFFETKKEYGKDMVTGFIRLNGMTIGAVANRAKIYDEEGNAVQEFGGTLSVRGCKKAADFVNFCDAFNIPVVTLTNVTGFEASKCSEKSLAREAAKLTYAFANATVPKVNLIIGKAYGSAYVTMNSKSIGADMVYAWPTAEIGMMDSTLAAKIMYADSDAETINAKASEYREIQSSPISAARRGYVDTIIEPADTRKYLIGAFEMLFTKREDRPAKKHGTV, encoded by the coding sequence ATGAGCAACACAATATCTAAAAACCTCGCAAGTACAAGAATTGCCACTTTACTTGACGAAGGAAGCTTTGTTGAAATCGGTGGCGCAGTTACAGCAAGAACAACCGACTTTAACATGCAGGAGAAAGAGACTCCGGCTGATGGTGTCATCACAGGTTATGGAGTGATTGATGGCAATTTGGTGTACGTATACAGCCAGGATGCTTCTGTTTTAAAAGGAGCGATCGGAGAGATGCACGCAAAGAAGATTGCCAATATTTATGATATGGCAATGAAGATGGGAGCACCGGTTATTGGTCTTGTAGACTGCGCAGGATTAAGACTTCAAGAGGCAACGGATGCATTGAATGGATTTGGCAGCCTTTATATGAAACAGGCTATGGCATCTGGGGTGATTCCACAGATTACAGCAGTTTTTGGAAAATGCGGTGGTGGACTTGCCGTTGCATCTGCGATGACTGATTTTACTTTTATGGAAGGAAATGGGAAATTATTTTTAAATGCTCCAAATGCAATTGCAGGAAATGAGGTTTCAAAATGTGACACTTCATCTGCAAAATTCCAAAGCGAAGAATCCGGTTTGGTTGATGGAGTTGGAACAGAGGAGGAGATCCTTGGACAGATTCGTTCTTTAGTATGCATGCTTCCAACAAACAATGAAGATGATGCGTCTTATGATGAGTGTCTGGATGATTTGAATCGTGTTTGTGAAGGTATTGACAATGCAGTCGAGGATACTTCTATCGTTCTTGCTTTAGTATCTGATGACAATGTATTCTTTGAGACAAAGAAAGAATACGGAAAAGATATGGTGACCGGTTTTATCCGCTTGAATGGAATGACAATCGGAGCCGTTGCAAATCGCGCGAAGATATATGATGAAGAAGGCAACGCCGTGCAGGAATTTGGCGGAACATTGTCTGTACGCGGATGTAAGAAAGCGGCTGATTTTGTGAACTTCTGTGATGCATTCAATATCCCGGTTGTAACCCTTACAAATGTGACAGGATTTGAGGCGAGCAAATGTTCTGAAAAATCGCTTGCAAGAGAAGCGGCAAAATTAACTTATGCATTTGCAAATGCAACAGTACCAAAAGTAAATTTGATTATTGGAAAAGCATATGGAAGTGCTTATGTGACAATGAACAGCAAATCTATCGGGGCTGATATGGTATACGCATGGCCAACAGCAGAGATTGGAATGATGGATTCGACATTGGCAGCAAAAATTATGTATGCGGATTCGGATGCAGAGACAATCAATGCAAAGGCTTCAGAATACAGAGAGATTCAGTCAAGTCCGATATCTGCGGCAAGACGTGGCTATGTAGACACGATCATTGAACCTGCAGATACAAGAAAATATTTGATAGGTGCATTTGAGATGCTGTTCACAAAGAGAGAAGACCGCCCGGCAAAAAAACACGGAACGGTTTAG
- a CDS encoding biotin/lipoyl-containing protein — MKSYTITVNGNVYDVTVEENGAATPAAAAAPRKAAPAPKAPAAAPKAAGAAGGIKAEAGAAGKVFKVEASVGQKVSKGDTVIILEAMKMEIPVVAPEDGTVASIDVAVGDAVEAGAVMATLN; from the coding sequence ATGAAAAGCTATACAATCACAGTAAATGGCAATGTATATGATGTAACAGTAGAAGAGAACGGAGCAGCAACACCGGCAGCGGCAGCAGCACCGAGAAAGGCAGCGCCTGCACCGAAGGCACCGGCGGCAGCACCAAAAGCAGCGGGAGCAGCAGGCGGAATCAAAGCAGAAGCAGGAGCAGCAGGTAAAGTATTTAAAGTAGAGGCAAGTGTTGGACAAAAAGTTTCCAAAGGAGATACAGTAATCATTCTGGAAGCAATGAAGATGGAAATTCCGGTTGTAGCTCCGGAAGATGGAACAGTTGCAAGTATTGATGTGGCAGTAGGTGATGCAGTAGAAGCAGGAGCAGTAATGGCTACATTGAACTAG
- a CDS encoding 2-isopropylmalate synthase → MKNFEKYERSYFMPPEISYDWVKKDYIDKAPIWCSVDLRDGNQALIEPMSLEEKIEFFQMLLAIGFKEIEVGFPAASETEYQFLRTLIEQNMIPDDVTIQVLTQAREHIIKKTFEAVKGAPHAVIHLYNSTSVAQREQVFKKSKEEVKQIAIDGAKLLKKLADETEGNFTFQYSPESFPGTEVDYALEVCNAVLEEWRPTKDNKVIINLPTTVENAMPHVFATQVEYMSKNLLYRENVILCLHPHNDRGCGVCDAELGVLAGADRIEGTLFGNGERTGNVDIITLAMNMFSHGVDPKLDFSNMGEICEKYERLTRMHVYERQPYAGELVFTAFSGSHQDAIAKGMAYREEKERAHWTVPYLPIDPKDVGREYDSDVIRINSQSGKGGVNYILKQSFGISLPEKMREEVGYLVKDVSDKAHKELTPEWIYHIFEENYIHVKNTFAIDECHFEQGDGMKADVTIGYDGRKYVMMGVGNGRLDAVSNAIKQYFNIGYELSFYEEHSLTKGSSSKAVAYVGVNCKGKVYWGVGIDADIIKASIEALTVAVNKIEEIQHANDEKEERMIEILNYIQANYLHVTLDDLSEKFFLSKPYLSKYIKEKSGMTFGEIVKKARMKKAKNLLKTGNMTVEKVALAVGYQNVEHFNRLFKKAYDMTPVQYRNRKE, encoded by the coding sequence ATGAAGAATTTTGAAAAATATGAGAGAAGTTATTTTATGCCGCCTGAAATCAGCTATGATTGGGTAAAAAAAGATTATATTGACAAAGCGCCGATTTGGTGCAGTGTGGATCTGCGAGATGGAAATCAGGCACTGATTGAGCCGATGAGTTTGGAAGAAAAGATAGAATTTTTTCAGATGCTTTTAGCAATTGGATTCAAAGAGATTGAAGTTGGTTTTCCGGCAGCTTCAGAGACAGAGTATCAGTTTCTGCGAACCTTGATTGAGCAGAATATGATTCCGGATGATGTGACGATTCAGGTTCTGACGCAGGCGCGTGAACATATCATCAAGAAGACATTTGAGGCAGTCAAAGGAGCACCGCATGCAGTAATTCATTTATATAATTCGACATCGGTAGCGCAACGAGAGCAGGTGTTCAAAAAATCAAAAGAAGAAGTAAAGCAGATTGCAATCGACGGTGCAAAACTGTTAAAAAAACTTGCGGATGAGACAGAAGGAAACTTTACATTTCAATACAGCCCAGAGAGCTTTCCTGGAACCGAGGTTGATTATGCATTGGAGGTGTGCAATGCAGTGTTGGAAGAGTGGAGACCGACGAAAGATAATAAAGTCATCATCAATCTTCCGACAACTGTTGAAAATGCAATGCCGCATGTGTTTGCAACACAGGTAGAGTATATGAGTAAAAATCTGCTGTACAGAGAGAATGTGATCTTATGTCTGCATCCACATAATGACAGAGGATGCGGAGTCTGTGATGCAGAACTTGGTGTGCTTGCAGGAGCTGATAGAATCGAGGGAACCTTATTTGGAAATGGAGAGCGAACAGGAAATGTGGATATCATCACACTGGCGATGAATATGTTTTCTCATGGCGTGGATCCAAAACTTGATTTTTCAAATATGGGAGAGATTTGTGAAAAATACGAGAGACTGACAAGAATGCATGTGTACGAAAGACAGCCATATGCTGGAGAATTGGTATTTACTGCATTTTCGGGATCGCATCAAGATGCAATTGCGAAAGGAATGGCATATAGAGAAGAAAAAGAGCGCGCCCATTGGACAGTTCCATATCTTCCGATTGACCCAAAAGATGTTGGAAGAGAATATGATTCAGATGTGATTCGCATTAACAGCCAGTCAGGAAAAGGCGGCGTAAACTACATATTAAAACAAAGTTTTGGAATTAGTCTTCCAGAAAAAATGCGGGAGGAAGTTGGTTATCTTGTGAAGGATGTGTCAGACAAGGCGCATAAAGAACTTACTCCGGAATGGATTTATCATATTTTTGAAGAGAATTATATTCATGTCAAAAATACGTTTGCAATTGATGAATGCCATTTTGAACAGGGAGATGGAATGAAAGCAGATGTGACTATTGGCTATGATGGCAGAAAATATGTGATGATGGGTGTTGGAAATGGACGGTTGGATGCTGTCAGCAATGCAATCAAACAATATTTTAATATCGGTTACGAGTTATCTTTTTATGAAGAACATTCTCTTACTAAAGGCTCGTCGTCAAAGGCAGTGGCATATGTAGGGGTAAACTGTAAAGGAAAGGTATACTGGGGAGTTGGAATTGATGCAGATATCATCAAGGCATCTATAGAGGCATTGACCGTTGCGGTAAATAAAATTGAAGAGATACAGCATGCTAACGACGAAAAAGAGGAGAGAATGATAGAAATTTTGAATTATATCCAGGCGAATTATTTGCATGTGACTTTAGATGATCTTTCTGAAAAATTCTTTTTATCAAAGCCGTATTTGTCAAAATATATTAAGGAAAAATCAGGTATGACATTTGGAGAAATCGTTAAAAAAGCAAGAATGAAAAAAGCAAAGAATTTGTTGAAGACAGGAAACATGACTGTAGAAAAAGTAGCATTGGCAGTTGGATATCAGAATGTAGAGCATTTTAACAGATTATTTAAAAAGGCATATGATATGACGCCTGTGCAGTATCGGAATCGAAAGGAATAA
- a CDS encoding aminopeptidase P family protein yields the protein MNVSDRIAKLRSFMEEKHIDAYVVPSADNHQSEYVGEHFKSREFITGFTGSSGTAVITKDAAGLWTDGRYFIQAEAQLAGSGVTLYRMGNAGVPTVSEYLDSVLPENGTLGFDGRVIAMQEGKDFAEQFSYKNIRIEYSYDLVDAVWEERPSLAAEPVFLLDEKFSGEATTSKLSRLRDAMKENGADVHVLTTLDDIAWLLNIRGNDVMYSPLVLSYAVITMNEVHLFIDESRLDEHVKSELKKDNVVFHPYNDIYTFVKDFDSNNTVLIDPARINYALYNNIPDSTKKVEKTNPTILYKAMKNDVEIENIKKAHVKDGVAHTKFMYWLKTSLGKEKMTEMSASDKLENLRAQQEGFLWPSFEPICAFKANAAMCHYTSSAETDCELTAGNLFLTDTGGNYYEGSTDITRTVALGEINDELKLHFTTVLRSMMNLSRAKFLYGCCGYNLDVLARQPMWELGLDYNHGTGHGVGYLLNIHEGPTGFRWRIRGHEAHPLEAGMVITDEPGIYIEGSHGIRTENELVVRKGEETEYGQFMYFEPITYVPIDLDAINPDLLREDEKAWLNAYHKQVYDIIAPHLTKEEEEWLRIYTREI from the coding sequence TTGAACGTATCAGACAGAATAGCGAAGCTTCGTTCCTTTATGGAAGAAAAACATATCGATGCTTATGTTGTGCCATCTGCAGATAATCACCAAAGTGAATATGTCGGTGAACATTTTAAATCCAGAGAATTTATCACTGGTTTTACAGGTTCATCGGGAACCGCTGTAATCACAAAAGATGCTGCAGGTCTTTGGACAGACGGACGTTATTTTATTCAGGCGGAAGCTCAGCTTGCCGGGAGTGGTGTAACACTCTATCGCATGGGTAACGCGGGAGTTCCAACTGTCTCGGAGTATCTTGACTCTGTACTCCCTGAAAATGGGACTTTAGGATTTGACGGACGTGTCATCGCTATGCAGGAAGGAAAAGATTTCGCAGAACAATTTTCTTATAAGAATATCCGTATTGAATACTCTTACGACCTTGTGGATGCCGTTTGGGAAGAACGGCCAAGCCTTGCAGCCGAACCTGTATTTTTACTGGATGAAAAATTTTCCGGTGAAGCCACAACTTCCAAACTCTCTCGCTTGAGAGATGCAATGAAGGAAAACGGTGCTGACGTACATGTTTTAACTACATTGGACGATATTGCATGGCTTCTTAATATCAGAGGAAACGATGTAATGTATTCTCCTCTTGTTCTAAGTTATGCTGTAATCACAATGAATGAAGTACATTTATTTATAGATGAAAGCAGACTAGATGAACATGTAAAATCAGAACTTAAAAAGGATAATGTTGTTTTCCATCCATATAATGACATTTATACTTTTGTAAAAGACTTTGATTCTAATAACACAGTCCTGATTGACCCTGCAAGAATCAATTATGCTTTGTATAATAATATCCCGGATAGTACAAAAAAAGTTGAAAAGACCAATCCTACTATTTTATATAAAGCAATGAAGAATGATGTAGAAATTGAAAACATCAAAAAAGCACATGTAAAGGATGGCGTTGCTCATACGAAATTCATGTATTGGTTAAAAACAAGCCTTGGCAAAGAAAAGATGACTGAGATGAGTGCATCAGACAAACTTGAAAATCTGCGCGCCCAACAGGAAGGTTTCTTATGGCCTAGTTTTGAGCCAATCTGCGCATTCAAGGCAAACGCTGCAATGTGTCACTACACTTCTTCCGCAGAGACAGACTGTGAGTTGACAGCCGGAAATCTGTTCTTAACAGACACTGGTGGAAATTACTATGAAGGTTCCACAGATATTACAAGAACTGTTGCTTTAGGAGAGATCAATGATGAGTTGAAACTTCATTTCACAACAGTTTTAAGAAGTATGATGAACCTGTCAAGAGCCAAATTTTTGTATGGCTGCTGCGGTTATAATCTTGATGTATTAGCCCGTCAGCCAATGTGGGAATTAGGTCTTGATTACAATCACGGTACCGGACACGGCGTTGGTTATCTTCTAAATATCCACGAAGGACCTACCGGTTTTAGATGGCGCATTCGCGGACATGAAGCGCATCCGTTGGAAGCCGGCATGGTGATTACAGATGAACCTGGTATTTATATCGAGGGTTCTCATGGTATCCGTACCGAAAATGAATTAGTAGTACGAAAAGGTGAAGAGACTGAGTATGGACAGTTCATGTACTTTGAGCCAATCACCTATGTACCTATTGATTTGGATGCAATCAATCCAGATCTTCTGAGGGAAGATGAAAAAGCCTGGCTGAATGCATATCATAAGCAAGTTTATGATATCATCGCTCCTCATCTGACAAAAGAGGAAGAAGAATGGCTTCGCATCTACACGAGAGAAATTTAA